One genomic segment of Hymenobacter psoromatis includes these proteins:
- a CDS encoding glycosyl hydrolase: protein MYSSYFSTPQLPARWLAALALLLAMLVPGRGWGQAATTIHLEAESALLYGPTLSTATAGYMGTGYVEDFSNGGDSIVFKFPAQASRYNLTIRYVAPGTTRLTTVQVNSAPAASKSLPVSATFASTSVGGYQLVAGQNKVVISANQGYYGIDYIELTPVVVTLVPLVNNRLEAELGDRAGATTVATTPTGFSGTGFVTGFTNSDADNVSINFNLSTAGLYQVTVGYTSPYGPKVANVTIDDSKSTVAFTGTTSGADFNSADGGKVLLSVGMHTIVIGGNYGYYGIDYVQLTPTMVSLPAKPPKQLTDPLATPTAKALHSYLVDLYGTKTLSGQQDDQYGNSGSEVKYVLATTGKEPAIVSMDLLNYASAAVAKYGPATDAERYLTWSPSGNGRGITALIWHWRAPADNVTSANPNGDPGGAFYTVNTAFNFKAALADTTSVNYHLLLHDMDLISVQLQKFQAAGIPVLWRPLHETPGTFFWWGNQGPDAFKQLWQLLYNRLTVHNHLHNLIWVYCANAMPDPTWYPGDAYVDVAGDDIYQSSATPDPNVNISGNWTAMQAMAPNKLIALTETESLVNPDQERGYATWWSWFCAWQGSYIRNQPVAFLKSLYTDADIITKDKLIDWTSAAPLAARSGAAATAAGLSVYPNPSQGSNLNVRLNMATAQEAGVELINPLGQRVLSLHTRLQAGDNQLQLPLVGVAAGIYQLVVRPAGQATLSQRVMVTN from the coding sequence ATGTATAGTTCTTACTTTTCCACTCCACAACTGCCTGCTCGCTGGCTAGCCGCGCTCGCGCTGCTGCTGGCTATGTTGGTGCCCGGCCGGGGCTGGGGCCAGGCGGCCACCACCATTCACCTCGAAGCCGAGAGCGCCCTGCTCTACGGTCCCACACTCTCGACCGCTACCGCCGGCTACATGGGTACCGGCTACGTGGAGGATTTCTCGAATGGCGGCGATAGCATCGTCTTCAAGTTTCCCGCGCAGGCCAGCCGCTACAACCTGACCATTCGCTACGTTGCGCCCGGCACTACCCGCCTGACGACGGTGCAGGTCAACAGCGCCCCTGCGGCCAGCAAGAGCCTGCCCGTGTCGGCAACCTTCGCCTCTACCTCGGTGGGAGGCTACCAGCTGGTAGCTGGTCAGAACAAGGTAGTTATCAGCGCTAATCAAGGCTATTATGGCATTGACTATATCGAGCTAACGCCGGTAGTTGTTACCCTGGTGCCCCTGGTGAACAATCGCCTCGAAGCCGAGCTTGGCGACCGGGCGGGTGCCACAACCGTAGCCACTACTCCCACCGGCTTTTCGGGCACCGGCTTCGTGACGGGCTTCACCAACAGCGACGCGGATAACGTGAGCATCAACTTCAACCTGTCCACGGCGGGGCTCTACCAGGTGACTGTCGGTTACACCTCGCCCTACGGCCCGAAAGTGGCCAATGTGACGATAGACGATTCGAAATCGACGGTGGCCTTCACGGGCACGACCAGCGGGGCCGACTTCAACTCGGCCGATGGCGGGAAGGTGCTGCTGTCGGTGGGCATGCACACGATTGTTATCGGGGGTAACTACGGCTATTATGGCATCGACTACGTGCAGCTGACCCCCACTATGGTGTCGCTGCCCGCCAAACCCCCTAAGCAGCTTACCGACCCGCTGGCCACGCCCACGGCCAAAGCGCTGCACTCGTATCTCGTTGATTTATACGGTACTAAAACCCTATCGGGCCAGCAAGATGACCAGTATGGCAACAGTGGCTCGGAAGTGAAGTACGTGCTGGCTACTACCGGCAAGGAGCCGGCCATTGTGAGCATGGACCTGCTCAACTACGCCTCGGCAGCCGTAGCGAAGTACGGGCCGGCTACTGACGCCGAGCGCTACCTCACCTGGAGCCCGAGTGGCAATGGTCGCGGCATCACCGCCCTGATTTGGCACTGGCGCGCGCCCGCCGACAACGTGACCTCCGCCAACCCGAACGGTGACCCAGGCGGGGCTTTTTACACCGTCAATACGGCCTTCAACTTCAAGGCCGCTCTGGCCGACACAACTAGTGTAAACTACCACTTGCTGCTGCACGACATGGACTTGATTTCTGTGCAGCTCCAGAAATTCCAGGCGGCAGGTATTCCGGTGCTGTGGCGGCCGCTACACGAAACGCCCGGCACGTTCTTCTGGTGGGGCAACCAGGGCCCTGATGCGTTCAAGCAGCTCTGGCAGCTCCTGTACAACCGCCTGACGGTGCACAACCACCTGCACAACCTGATTTGGGTGTACTGCGCCAACGCCATGCCCGACCCGACCTGGTACCCAGGCGACGCCTACGTAGACGTAGCCGGCGACGACATCTACCAATCCAGCGCGACGCCCGACCCCAACGTGAACATCTCGGGCAACTGGACCGCGATGCAGGCCATGGCCCCCAACAAGCTGATTGCCCTCACCGAAACCGAGAGTCTGGTGAACCCCGACCAGGAGCGCGGGTACGCTACGTGGTGGTCGTGGTTCTGCGCCTGGCAGGGTAGCTACATCCGCAACCAGCCAGTGGCCTTCCTCAAAAGCTTGTACACTGATGCTGATATCATCACTAAGGACAAGCTAATCGACTGGACCAGTGCGGCACCATTAGCTGCTCGCAGCGGCGCGGCCGCCACGGCCGCCGGCCTCAGCGTGTACCCCAACCCCAGCCAGGGCAGCAACCTCAACGTGCGCCTGAATATGGCTACCGCCCAGGAAGCCGGTGTGGAGCTGATTAACCCCCTGGGCCAGCGCGTATTGAGCCTGCATACCCGCCTGCAAGCCGGCGACAACCAGTTGCAGCTACCCTTGGTAGGTGTGGCGGCCGGAATTTACCAGCTGGTAGTGCGGCCGGCCGGCCAAGCCACCCTCAGCCAGCGCGTGATGGTAACTAACTAG